The Methanopyrus kandleri AV19 DNA segment TTGCGTTTGTTCACGTTATTGTAACCTAACTTACGGAGAACTTTCACGATTTCATCACATGTTATCCCCATATTAAATTCCCTATACGCCACACATATGGTTGCTAAGACAGCATCGGTTAATGATAACCTACCGCTTTTTAACGCTTCTTTGACCTTTCTTAGTCTCTCATCTTCCGACAAGTGGGGCAGCCCCCACAACCCCATATGCTGACGTGGGACCATCTATCCTCAAAGCGTTACTATGGGATGTTCCTTATATAAATCCTGCGGAACGTCTGTTGGCTATCTGTAATGGGTGTTAGAAAATAGCAAGGGGAAGTGTGTGATCGTATGGTCGAATGTTTTCCCAACGGAGTGTAACATCTGCTCACTACCCCATCAGGCTTTCATGGTGGGGCCGATTACCGTCGATTGGAGGATTCGGGGGAAGCTCGGCCCTGCCCAGTCCTGTCATCCCCGAGTGGGTCGACGTTACAACCCCTCCCCATCGCCGGCGGGTACGTATACTCGCGTTAGAGTTTAACCGATTCCGCCCATCGTTTCGTTCGTCGTAACGACAGGGGGAGGGTTCGTTGCGTTGTACGCGCTGCGGCGAACGGAACGCCGAGTACGAGCGTCCGTACGCGGGTGACGCGGTTTGCGGGCGGTGTTTGGTCGAACTGGTTCGGGATAGGGTGTTCCGCGAGATCAGACGGTGGAGGTGGTTCCGACCGGGACAGCGGATCGTGGTGGCCCTTTCGGGGGGTAAAGATAGCTCCCTGGCCCTACGGCTCGTTACGGAGTACGTGGAACCGCTGCCGGAGGTCGAGGTGATCGCGTTAACGGTGGACGAGGGGATCTCCGGGTTTCGGGACGCGTGTCTGCGGGCGGCGGAGCGGGTCGCGGACGAGCTCGACGTGGAGCACGAGGTCGTCTCGTTCGAGGAGGAGTACGGGTTCGCGCTGGAGGAGGTCGTGGAAGACGTGGACGTATCCGCGTGCACGTTGTGTGGTGTCCTGCGACGACGGTTGCTGAACAGGCGGGCGCGGGAGCTGGGAGCGGATGTCGTGGTAACGGGCCACAACCTGGACGACGAGGCGCAAGCCGCCCTGATGAACTTCGTGAAGGCCGACCTGGCGCAGCTGGCGCGGCTACACCCGGAGGTGAGGCCGGAGGACGACCTGATCGTGCCCAGGGTGAAGCCGCTACGGGGGGTACCGGAGCGTGAGGTGCGATGGGTGGCGGAAGAGCTCGGTCTGCCGTTCCACGCGGACCCGTGCCCGTACGCGCGCTTCTCGGTGCGGTCGTTCTTCAGGGAGATACTCGATGAAATGGAGGAGCGGCTGCCGGACGTGAAGTTCGGGTTGGTGCGGGCGTTGGACAGGGCGGGTCCGGTGCTGGCGGAGGCGTTTCTGGAGGAGGGACTCGGGCGTTGCGAGCGGTGTGGCGAGCCGGCGGCTGGGAAGCTCTGTAAGGCGTGTGAACTGCTGGAGCGGTTGGGTTAGTCGGAGAAGGCCTGCTCGATGCTTTCGATCAGGTCGCGCTCGAGACGGCGGTGAGCACGGAAATGGCGGTTGGGGTCCTGAACGACGGTGTACCACCAGTAGAGGGCGAAGATGCCGGCCGTCAATAAGGTGAGCACGAAGTACAGGAAGGTACTGCGGCGGGGTACGACGTAGAACGTCTCGAGCTCGAACGGTGGCTCGTGGGGGTTCATGTCGAGTAGGCGGGCGACACTCTCGAGGAAATCCCGCTCGCGGACGGAGTGTTCGTGGAGGTCCCTGTTCAGGAAGTGGTAGATGTAGAGGGCTACGAGCCACCCTATGGGCGGGACGAGGGTGAGGAGGGCGTAGATCACGGGGTTCCGACGCTCGGTGTGGAGACGCATCTCCTCGAGCTCGGATCTCAGGATGTCAACGTCGTACCCCACGCCGGCGAGGAGCTCCACGAGGTATCGTAGGAACCCCAGGGACCTCGTCACGTGCTCGTTCCGACGCTTGATCATGAGGTACATCAGGTACACGGCCAGCGGGTACCCGATGAGCGCCTCGAGGAGGCCTAAGAGGACCAGGAACGTCGCGTGACCCGGGAACGTCTTGGCCATGACGATCGTGAGCCATCCAAGGAACGTGAGTACCTGCGGGAAAAACGCGAACCACACCGGCACTATCCTGTCCTCTTCGCCGTAGACCGTGCTGTGCTCTCGGAGACCCTGGAGCGCTATCTCTGGGTCCACGGTTCAGTCCCCGGCCCCATCCTCGCCATCGCCCTCATAACG contains these protein-coding regions:
- a CDS encoding TIGR00269 family protein, producing the protein MRCTRCGERNAEYERPYAGDAVCGRCLVELVRDRVFREIRRWRWFRPGQRIVVALSGGKDSSLALRLVTEYVEPLPEVEVIALTVDEGISGFRDACLRAAERVADELDVEHEVVSFEEEYGFALEEVVEDVDVSACTLCGVLRRRLLNRRARELGADVVVTGHNLDDEAQAALMNFVKADLAQLARLHPEVRPEDDLIVPRVKPLRGVPEREVRWVAEELGLPFHADPCPYARFSVRSFFREILDEMEERLPDVKFGLVRALDRAGPVLAEAFLEEGLGRCERCGEPAAGKLCKACELLERLG
- a CDS encoding DUF4234 domain-containing protein encodes the protein MDPEIALQGLREHSTVYGEEDRIVPVWFAFFPQVLTFLGWLTIVMAKTFPGHATFLVLLGLLEALIGYPLAVYLMYLMIKRRNEHVTRSLGFLRYLVELLAGVGYDVDILRSELEEMRLHTERRNPVIYALLTLVPPIGWLVALYIYHFLNRDLHEHSVRERDFLESVARLLDMNPHEPPFELETFYVVPRRSTFLYFVLTLLTAGIFALYWWYTVVQDPNRHFRAHRRLERDLIESIEQAFSD